The genomic DNA CTTAGCCAAAGCCTTCTTACTATAACCACAAAAACTTGGAATTCCTCCTCGTCACATTTTTCCAACATTCCTTCTACAACCCACAAGAAGTCTGGGTCATCATAGGAGCTTTTTTGGAATTTACTACATCCCCCACTCCAAACATCCTGTGCGGAAGGACAGTGCCACTGAATATGGCATATGGTTTCCGCTTCAAGGCCACAAAATGGGCAACTCTGATCTGTAATCACCTTTCAACTATACAGTTTAGCTCTAGTAGGTAATAGGTCTTGACAAGCCCTCTAGAAACAAATCTTCTCCACAAGTGGTAGCTGAAGTTTCCATTGAGTTTTCCAAGACCTTGTGATAAGAGAATTCTGATAAGAGCATTCCGGCCCCTATGCGAGTTCCCATTCCTTCTGAATATGGTATGCGCTTTTAACTGAAAACACCCCCATAGCAGTACCCCTCCATATTAGCCTATCCTCCTAGTCTGTGGTGCTGATGGGAATAGCTTGTATCAAAACCCTCTCCTCAGCCGAGAATAGCTGGTCCAATAAACTTTGCTTCCAAGAATATCCCATTTCATCAAATAAGAGGCTTACCGTTGCTGACGAATCAAGCACCGTGGGGTAGATTGAACCCGATAGGTTGAGGGGTTGGGCGACCATCTATCTTCCCATATTCGGGCCGTCTTTCCATTCCCAATTCTCCATACCAACCCCTCCTTAATGAGTGCACATGAACTATGAATGCTCATCCAAGCgaatgagggttttttttttacaaagacGCCTCTAGGATCGAGCAGTCCGGAAAATATTTAGCTTTCATAATGCGTGCAACTAGGCTATCTGACATAGTCCACATCCTCCAAACTTGCTTGGTGAGGAGGGCTTTGTTAAAACTAGCAAGATCCTAGAGGCCCATCCCTCCACATGCCTTGGGAACCCCCATTTTGCTCCAACTCAACCATGCAATTTTTCTATCTTTCTCCTTatggccccaccaaaaccttGTCATAAGGGAATTGAGCTCggaacacaaagattttggaaGGAGGAATATACTCATACAATACGAAGGGATAGCTTGGATTACTGCTTTCAAGAGTATTTCCTTCCCAGCCTGGGAAAGGAATCGTAACTTCCAATCTTGAAGTCGTTTCCACACCCTTTCTGTTATACTCTTAAAAGCTTTCACTCTAGAACAACCCACCAGAGCTGGCAATCCCAAATACTTTTCATATCTAGAAGTAGCTAGAATCCCTGCAAATTCAAGAATAGTCTCCTTTTCACCCACAGGAGTATTTCTgctgaaaaaaat from Corylus avellana chromosome ca6, CavTom2PMs-1.0 includes the following:
- the LOC132185134 gene encoding uncharacterized protein LOC132185134, producing the protein MSKAYNLVEWWFLEAVIRKMGFDERWIRLVMMCVSLVHYAILINREPCGHITPTRGLRQGDLISPYLFLICAEALSSMVTKGNRDELLSRVPTSKKGPKISHLFFADDNLLFCRTTLAQRSNLSAILQIYEEASGQKMNNNKTSIFFSRNTPVGEKETILEFAGILATSRYEKYLGLPALVGCSRVKAFKSITERVWKRLQDWKLRFLSQAGKEILLKAVIQAIPSYCMSIFLLPKSLCSELNSLMTRFWWGHKEKDRKIAWLSWSKMGVPKDVWSGGCSKFQKSSYDDPDFLWVVEGMLEKCDEEEFQVFVVIVRRLWLRRNDFINEGSFTPLDDILMKARATIQEFHQA